A single Thermoanaerobacter uzonensis DSM 18761 DNA region contains:
- a CDS encoding ferritin — MLSNKMLEGLNKQLNYEIYSAYLYVAMENYFQEKNLEGFANFFKVQTQEELAHARIFYEYIYRMGGKVTLYPIEKPEGNFESILDLFKKALSHEKTVTERIYKLVDIAIEDKDHATNAFLQWFVNEQVEEEESFQRLVDKLELIGDNIQPIFMLDAELAQRTFVLPAPLAQGPQGQ; from the coding sequence ACAAAATGTTGGAAGGATTAAATAAACAGTTGAATTACGAAATTTATTCTGCATATCTATATGTAGCAATGGAAAATTATTTTCAAGAGAAAAACTTAGAAGGTTTTGCTAATTTCTTCAAGGTTCAGACACAAGAAGAACTTGCACATGCGAGAATTTTTTACGAGTACATATATCGCATGGGTGGGAAAGTGACTCTGTACCCGATAGAAAAACCAGAGGGAAACTTTGAAAGTATTTTAGACCTTTTTAAAAAGGCTTTGAGTCATGAAAAAACTGTAACTGAAAGGATTTACAAGCTTGTTGATATAGCAATTGAGGATAAAGACCATGCCACAAATGCATTTTTGCAGTGGTTTGTTAATGAGCAAGTAGAAGAAGAAGAGAGCTTCCAAAGGCTTGTTGACAAGTTAGAGCTTATAGGAGACAATATACAGCCAATATTTATGCTTGATGCTGAATTGGCTCAAAGGACGTTTGTATTACCTGCTCCACTTGCTCAAGGACCTCAAGGACAATAA
- a CDS encoding glycoside hydrolase family 125 protein encodes MNKIITRPPEIEENIRVVYAGNHYISLPEIKIKDASIKSLNIVSLSNKGLVELSGDEVLFKPVFYKDGKRLEIANSEIIEELYYIPSIKLHFASGEWALVKIYADISEKGFVYEFECSKEMDIHLEVNAGKLSFLRFNSHDVDFKKEFKVDKWLKNPALNIYSYNISFALAFGGEKDFDYEEKGEKLLLKLKAKGKNCFYITVNSDMDGASTTLIHFKRKGFKNIYKELKNFLESKYIKYPQDSDLEKILNKNLFFNYFFAIGKDMETDNYIALTSRSPRYYVSGAFWERDSFLWSFPAIKLVDREFHNLIAREMILRHSKNAGDHAHYIDGTVLYPGFELDEAASYLILIGTMDIDLEDMELIKALERVYSRIEKEFDRETALYKTFLLPSDDPSDYPFVTIDNVILWRGFINLKDLYVKLNWYNKAEALQKKIDGIYKGIYKYLVTEMDGKPIFAWSTDGKGNYRFYNDPPGNLGIMYYYGFVDYHDEIFKNTIEYYYSPKYKYYFEGAKIRELACDHHPNTPSGLGLCGSLLNPLKREEALLWLKNANMDYGILAESFDKNTGEAKTGVGFATGAGYLAMALYKVLFEE; translated from the coding sequence ATGAATAAAATTATAACAAGGCCGCCCGAGATTGAGGAAAATATTAGGGTTGTATATGCGGGCAATCACTATATAAGTTTGCCTGAGATAAAAATAAAGGATGCTTCTATAAAAAGCTTAAACATTGTTTCTCTTTCAAACAAAGGGCTTGTGGAGTTATCAGGGGATGAAGTGCTATTTAAACCTGTATTTTATAAAGATGGGAAAAGGCTTGAGATAGCAAATAGTGAAATAATAGAAGAACTTTATTACATACCGTCTATTAAATTGCATTTTGCCAGCGGCGAATGGGCATTAGTGAAAATTTATGCTGATATAAGCGAAAAAGGATTTGTGTATGAATTTGAATGTTCTAAAGAAATGGATATTCATTTGGAAGTAAATGCAGGTAAATTGAGTTTTTTGCGATTTAATTCTCATGATGTGGATTTTAAAAAAGAGTTTAAGGTTGATAAATGGCTGAAAAACCCTGCTTTAAATATTTATTCTTACAATATATCTTTTGCTCTTGCTTTTGGCGGTGAGAAGGATTTTGATTATGAAGAAAAAGGGGAGAAGCTTTTACTTAAATTAAAAGCCAAAGGTAAAAACTGCTTTTATATAACTGTAAATTCTGACATGGACGGAGCATCTACGACTTTAATACATTTTAAAAGAAAAGGTTTTAAAAATATATACAAAGAGCTTAAAAACTTTCTTGAAAGCAAGTACATAAAGTATCCGCAAGATAGTGATTTAGAGAAAATACTCAATAAAAACTTGTTTTTTAATTATTTTTTTGCTATTGGAAAGGATATGGAAACAGATAATTATATTGCATTGACCTCTAGAAGCCCGAGGTACTATGTCTCAGGTGCTTTTTGGGAAAGAGACAGCTTTCTCTGGTCTTTTCCAGCAATAAAGCTTGTTGACAGAGAATTTCACAATCTTATTGCAAGGGAGATGATTTTAAGGCACAGCAAGAATGCAGGAGACCATGCCCACTACATCGATGGAACTGTGCTGTATCCAGGATTTGAACTGGATGAGGCGGCAAGCTATCTTATTCTCATAGGAACCATGGATATAGATTTGGAGGATATGGAACTTATAAAAGCTCTTGAGAGGGTATACAGCCGAATTGAAAAGGAGTTTGACAGGGAAACGGCGCTATACAAGACGTTTTTGCTGCCTTCTGATGACCCTTCGGATTATCCTTTTGTGACGATAGACAATGTGATATTGTGGAGGGGGTTTATAAACTTAAAGGATTTGTACGTAAAGCTCAACTGGTACAACAAGGCGGAAGCTTTACAGAAAAAGATTGACGGAATTTACAAGGGGATATACAAATACCTTGTCACAGAGATGGATGGAAAGCCTATTTTTGCTTGGTCTACGGATGGAAAAGGAAATTATAGATTTTACAATGACCCGCCAGGGAATCTTGGTATTATGTATTATTACGGTTTTGTGGATTATCATGATGAGATATTTAAAAATACAATTGAATATTATTATTCACCCAAATACAAGTACTATTTTGAGGGTGCAAAGATAAGAGAGCTTGCCTGCGACCATCATCCTAATACACCCTCAGGCTTGGGTCTTTGTGGAAGCTTATTAAATCCTCTAAAAAGAGAGGAAGCACTTTTGTGGCTTAAAAATGCCAACATGGATTATGGAATTTTGGCAGAAAGCTTTGACAAAAATACAGGTGAGGCAAAAACAGGTGTGGGTTTTGCAACTGGAGCGGGATATCTTGCAATGGCTCTTTATAAAGTGCTTTTTGAGGAGTGA
- a CDS encoding nitrilase-related carbon-nitrogen hydrolase: protein MRVASVVLKKGEVEKITGKKEVLNKIDEILKVCQEKGACVVVFPALTGMLWDFEDKFLEEMKKISLKYKDIAICPGSFFEKDGDKTYHSSFLLLNGEVILFQRQLYLAKWERDIGLSRGSILNIAEINGFKVSIILSTDVFYPQVARYAALKGVNLVISPVAIRGDERNYARQIAGLWQNVQQNLFFAVESGFKGECKGYSFYSESAIHGPLEMTRDDDGFLAKEDDFPVIVVELDERARKEAISKFDVLKQLNTEFYKRIFG from the coding sequence ATGAGAGTGGCGTCTGTTGTTTTAAAAAAAGGAGAGGTAGAAAAGATAACTGGTAAAAAAGAGGTTTTGAATAAAATAGATGAAATTCTCAAGGTTTGTCAAGAGAAAGGAGCATGTGTTGTAGTTTTTCCGGCTCTTACAGGTATGCTTTGGGACTTTGAAGATAAATTTTTAGAAGAAATGAAAAAAATTTCTTTAAAATATAAGGATATTGCCATATGTCCGGGAAGCTTTTTTGAAAAAGATGGAGACAAAACTTACCACTCTTCTTTTCTTTTGTTAAACGGAGAGGTAATACTATTCCAAAGGCAGTTGTACCTTGCAAAGTGGGAAAGAGATATTGGTTTGTCAAGAGGAAGTATACTTAATATAGCTGAAATAAATGGTTTTAAGGTGAGTATAATTTTGTCTACAGATGTTTTTTACCCACAGGTGGCAAGATATGCTGCATTAAAGGGAGTAAATTTGGTTATTTCACCAGTAGCTATAAGGGGAGATGAAAGAAATTACGCAAGGCAAATAGCAGGCTTATGGCAAAACGTTCAACAGAATCTATTTTTTGCAGTAGAAAGCGGTTTTAAAGGAGAATGCAAAGGGTACAGTTTTTATTCGGAATCAGCTATTCATGGGCCTTTGGAGATGACGAGGGATGATGATGGCTTTCTTGCAAAAGAAGATGATTTCCCTGTTATAGTTGTTGAACTTGATGAAAGAGCGAGAAAAGAAGCAATTTCTAAGTTTGACGTTTTGAAACAGCTAAATACTGAATTTTATAAAAGGATTTTTGGGTGA
- a CDS encoding nitrilase-related carbon-nitrogen hydrolase — translation MKNVLEFIFDRNMNAKKINNYLRQVKGIKDKKISSKDKDNVRISCVERQIKVVKSIEEYANLLKGFVEEAAQRESDIVVFPEYNFFDLLGLIPAFSRINDYLNKKAQKGEKLEDGVSGEGLLRFIFQSISKSSQRAIEEIMTGFAKKYGIYIYTGSYIINENGNLYNGGALVSREGKILGRQKKIHLTDFEEKIGLKRENELEIFSLDIGKIACPVCMDATYFETFKIASQKGAEIVILPIANMEEYNFWRALRGIWPRVQESYVYGVKASLNGRIGGIHFTGKAGIFAPIDMTDNKDGIIAISPHYEGDYLVTSDINIAKLYEAREMAEYYGDVNEEFERDYYGKVYSNFKRGDKI, via the coding sequence ATGAAAAATGTTTTAGAATTTATTTTTGATAGAAACATGAATGCAAAAAAGATAAATAATTATTTACGCCAGGTTAAAGGAATAAAAGATAAAAAGATTTCTTCAAAAGATAAAGATAATGTGAGAATCTCTTGTGTGGAGAGGCAAATTAAAGTGGTTAAATCTATTGAAGAATATGCAAACTTGTTAAAAGGCTTTGTAGAAGAAGCTGCACAAAGAGAGAGTGATATAGTTGTATTTCCTGAGTACAATTTTTTTGATTTACTTGGTTTAATACCGGCCTTTAGCAGAATAAACGATTATTTAAATAAAAAGGCACAAAAAGGAGAAAAATTAGAAGATGGAGTAAGTGGGGAGGGATTACTGCGATTTATCTTTCAATCTATATCAAAATCTTCTCAAAGGGCAATTGAAGAGATAATGACAGGCTTTGCTAAAAAGTATGGAATTTACATTTACACGGGAAGTTATATTATAAACGAAAATGGCAATTTGTATAATGGCGGTGCTTTGGTGTCAAGAGAAGGAAAAATATTAGGAAGGCAAAAGAAGATACATTTAACAGATTTTGAAGAAAAAATTGGACTTAAGCGAGAAAATGAGCTTGAAATTTTTTCATTAGATATAGGAAAAATTGCTTGTCCTGTCTGCATGGATGCCACTTATTTTGAAACTTTTAAGATAGCTTCCCAAAAAGGTGCGGAAATTGTAATTCTTCCTATAGCGAATATGGAGGAGTATAATTTTTGGAGGGCACTAAGGGGGATATGGCCAAGGGTCCAAGAGTCTTATGTGTACGGAGTAAAAGCTTCTTTAAATGGCCGGATAGGAGGGATTCATTTTACGGGGAAAGCAGGAATTTTTGCGCCGATTGATATGACAGATAATAAAGACGGGATTATTGCGATTTCACCTCATTACGAAGGGGATTATCTCGTAACTTCTGATATAAATATTGCAAAACTTTATGAAGCGAGAGAAATGGCGGAATATTATGGGGATGTGAATGAGGAGTTTGAAAGGGATTATTATGGCAAGGTGTACAGTAATTTTAAGAGAGGAGATAAAATATGA
- a CDS encoding MFS transporter produces MKHNRFFMILMYSLGYLGISVFTQTAVKWYQYYYTPPQFNMQGLKILVPISLIGFSMIVARMFDGISDPIVAYYSDKLNTKMGRRIPFVLFGSPVLMISFIMIWFPPVPEVSIINFIYLTFVLSLFFVSFTAVVAPYLALIPEITKNAKERITLTMMQGITQIIGVMVAEAGSGILIGIFNFKIMGIILGIFAFITLMLTPIFVKEEKIEEENIPTVGMFTSIKMTLTNADFMYYLTAATALWFGINTLTIAMPYITEVLLKTPAEESGFMIAGAFVVAVLFSFFVPKLTLLYGKKKLLMVFSIMFAGILALTGLFGTVFNKTVSIIIVLLAGIPFSVFFVVPNAMIADIAELDGIKTGQRREGMFFGVQGFVIKIVIGISSLVTPLLFKIFGYSAENPLGLQLCGPLAGSIVLLSLIVFSKYSLTEKELEKYKLDSKK; encoded by the coding sequence ATGAAACACAACAGGTTTTTTATGATTTTAATGTATTCTTTAGGATATTTAGGGATATCGGTTTTTACTCAAACGGCGGTAAAGTGGTATCAATATTATTACACTCCTCCACAATTTAACATGCAAGGGCTTAAAATACTTGTACCAATAAGCCTTATAGGTTTTTCTATGATAGTTGCGAGAATGTTTGACGGCATATCTGATCCAATAGTCGCTTATTATTCTGACAAATTAAATACCAAAATGGGTAGGAGAATACCTTTTGTGCTATTTGGCTCACCTGTTTTGATGATTTCTTTTATAATGATATGGTTTCCTCCTGTTCCTGAGGTGTCAATAATAAACTTTATTTATCTCACTTTTGTATTAAGTTTATTTTTTGTATCTTTTACTGCAGTTGTGGCGCCGTATCTTGCTCTCATACCTGAAATAACTAAAAATGCAAAAGAAAGAATTACACTTACTATGATGCAAGGGATAACTCAGATTATAGGTGTGATGGTAGCAGAAGCAGGGTCAGGAATTTTGATTGGGATTTTTAATTTCAAAATTATGGGAATTATATTAGGAATCTTTGCTTTTATCACTTTAATGCTTACGCCTATTTTTGTAAAAGAAGAAAAAATAGAGGAAGAAAATATACCCACAGTGGGAATGTTTACTTCTATTAAGATGACTTTAACAAATGCAGATTTTATGTATTACCTTACTGCGGCGACAGCTTTATGGTTTGGGATAAATACCTTGACTATTGCTATGCCTTATATAACTGAGGTGCTTTTAAAGACTCCTGCTGAAGAGTCGGGCTTTATGATTGCAGGTGCATTTGTTGTAGCAGTTTTGTTTAGCTTCTTTGTGCCGAAGCTTACACTATTATACGGAAAGAAAAAACTTCTCATGGTGTTTTCTATTATGTTTGCTGGTATTTTAGCCCTTACTGGACTTTTTGGGACCGTTTTTAATAAGACAGTTTCTATAATTATCGTTTTATTAGCTGGTATACCGTTTTCTGTATTTTTTGTAGTGCCTAATGCAATGATTGCTGATATAGCGGAATTGGATGGCATTAAAACAGGGCAGAGAAGAGAAGGCATGTTTTTTGGAGTACAAGGCTTTGTTATAAAGATAGTTATTGGGATTTCTTCTCTTGTAACGCCACTTTTGTTTAAGATTTTTGGGTATAGTGCAGAAAATCCGCTTGGTTTACAGCTTTGTGGGCCTTTAGCTGGAAGTATAGTTTTGTTAAGTTTGATTGTTTTTAGCAAATACTCTCTTACCGAAAAAGAGTTAGAAAAGTATAAGCTAGATAGTAAAAAATAA